From bacterium:
ACGAATGGCTGCGCTGGTAGATGCTTGAACATCCAAATCAATTCGGGTTTGTGGTTCAGCTCCTACCCCTGCTGCATTATATGATGCGCTTACACGGCTATCTTGCTTCAGCTTTAACTCAGCAAGTGGAAGCGTAACATCACCACTCTGAATCACTAAATTTGAAGAAACCTTAGGCAATAAAGCACTGCCTCCAAGCGTTGCATCACCAATGATTTTAGCTTGAAGAACCGAGTTTTTAAGTTCAACACCTTTGCCGATTTCAATGTTCACATCAAATCGCGGGTTAATTGGCAAAGCTAAGCCAGCCGAAGAAGGCTGGAACTCACTTGGTAACCTAATACTCGCATTTGTCACCAAGAGTGTACCCTGAACTAGGGGGTTATTAAGAGGTCCAACTACCTGAAGCCCACCATTTAACTTCGCTCTTATTGGTTCTTGATACTGTTCGACTAACTTACGTTCATCAAAGGATAAGCCATTCAACTGTATTCCCAGGTTTATATTGCCGTTTGGATAATCGACCAAACTTATGTTACCGGAACCTAGGATTGAACCACCTTTCGATGAATCAAGCCGAAGCGTCTCAAGCCGAACCTCATTATGATTAAAGGCAATCCGAGCTAAGATATTATTGAAAGTTCCATTTAAATTGGTTAAAGCCAACGAAGAACCTGATGCCGTGAAAGCCCCTTCCGCTCTGGGTTCATCCAGCGTCCCTGAGATGTCAACATTCGCATTAATTAGGCCCTCCGTTCGCTTCGTATCGACTCGGTTTGATAAAAGTTCCAAAGCGGTCAAAGGCTGATCTTTAATCGCCAACTTTACCGATAAGGGTTCGCTAACTGGAATTTCAAGCGAGTCCCAGTGAAATGGTAACTCACCCGATATACGCGCCACATACCCTTTTCGTTTCAATGTAGCGTCTTCAGTCGCAATCTTCCCCTCACTAACCGTTATCAAACTGAAGTTAGCCGCATCTATTTGGTAATGAGTGTAAGAAATATCGTTTGCGTTAACCGTGAGGCGCAAATCAGGCGTACTAGAGAAGCCACTGAGATCAGCCGTTACATCGACTATCCCTTTCATATCCGACCACTTCCTATCCCATAACTTCAACCATTCCAAGTTAAAAGCATGGATATCGATACCGGCTGTAATCTCACCATTAGGATTGATGACGCCCGAACCCGACACGGCACCTTGCCCATATGTCCAATTAATCGCTTTAATGTTATACAACTCAGATTGACGCTCAACGTCAAAAGTTATCTGTCCAATCGTTTGCCCCCTCAAACTAAGGTCATCTGTATGGACTTTCACGACCATGGCTGGCGCACTCATTGGCCCATTTACACTAATATTCGCGCTCACAACTCCACCAATTGCATTAAAACGATTCCAGGCTGACGGTGATAGGTTAAGATCAAAAGTAAGAGCAAGAGAGCGAAGTGTGTCGAAGGCCACATTATCAATAATTGCTGATGTGGTTAAGTTTTTGCTGTCATAATTATACGAAAGATCGTCTAACCTGAAAAGTGTCTTGTCGGAAGTGATGAACCAATTACTCGCCTTAATTGTATGATCAGCATAAACTAGCTGCCCCTCACCAGTTCCAATCGGCAAGTCATTCAGCGCTATATTTGTTAGGCCGATCTTCTCCGCAAAAAACTTTGGGTTCACCATTGTGCCGGATATCGTACCTGATACATCTGCGTAACCGGTGAGGCGGATACCATTTTTCGTACTCGGAATACCACTTGACGGCAGGTTCAAATAGGCATCAAATCGCGAAAGCGGCACGTTTTTAGCCAAGAATTCAAAGCTCATATTCTTATCTGAAGTGATTAAACCATTAGCCCGCACTTCGCTGGAATTGAATTTAGCAAAAAGCTCAGGTACATTCAAAAGGCCGTTTCTATAATCAAAGGTTGCTTGAGCAGAATCGATTTTAATCAGGTCTATCTGAGCGCCACGCCCCCAGGTTATCATTCCAGTAACTCGCGGATTTCTAACGGTTCCTGCGACGGTCAAGTTCGGCACCGTAAGAGCACCGCCCAATCCTATCTTCAATTTGAGCAGTCGGCTCACCTCAGGCGCTGGAATATCAGTGGCAGACAGTATTAAATTCAATAATGGCGATGTTCTTCCGCCGTATATAACCGTTCCCTTAGCTGAAACAAGTGCGGCGCCGCGCCGTATTTCCGCTTTTTCTAACCTCACTCTGTCGACATCTGCGCTGAAATCGGCGTCGAGGGCATTCGCATTCATTTCACCCAACCGACCATCATAAACTTGAATATTGCCCTTTACACGTGGCTTGGTAAAGGAGCCTTTAAGGTCTCCGCGAAAATAGGCAATTCCTTGAACCTTGTTATTGCTGACGAAGCTGCCAACTGGTAGATTTCCAAGTTTTACTTCGCCCGCCACAACCTTTAGATCTAACGTTTCAGAAACGATATCAGCCGACCCTCGAACATTCACCCGACCAACATTCCCGGTTATATCAAGCACTGGAATTTGCAGCTTATCTCCAACTAATGACACTCTGGCAAGAACTCGTCCTAAATTC
This genomic window contains:
- a CDS encoding translocation/assembly module TamB domain-containing protein — encoded protein: MARLRSQFFWLILVLPALIVLAGGVLFLRQLWNEAQKDELATAISETLNTTFNLNTHIGSLQINLKKGTLDANDITVLDPKSNKPLIAAKKLHFAIFTPALWGSSVYSATVDDFYLYIDRNAKGKWNFDEIIRRQRKKRPETFTLDLFFNNGRVVAHDELRPKPITTHFADVNGNVFIAGDVFRGKLSAVGSHTGKMTISGLFAEKTSALASSNFTAVQWDAIEPYVKQKPQVTLQGAVLSGSFSLRANKEPKRWKMHYLGTGEVIASKVQYIHSLNPFYNVKVKGKISDIAMQFEGSGQTTGAKVVFNGFSTRERSEKGVPWMGSINFSGSGSDIHEAWKTISEAEPPPFYGSFTARGSTRGRLTGPYLVMDMQAQEARFKHLVMTNVKGRFAYQKGGPVFVPVFTGEALGGQASGSLSYLSPKPGIEPHVKIIADFKGVRLDHWPNTKKWKLGGIANGRVIAEGNPNKPSVQANLSMPNVTWRGTNLGRVLARVSLVGDKLQIPVLDITGNVGRVNVRGSADIVSETLDLKVVAGEVKLGNLPVGSFVSNNKVQGIAYFRGDLKGSFTKPRVKGNIQVYDGRLGEMNANALDADFSADVDRVRLEKAEIRRGAALVSAKGTVIYGGRTSPLLNLILSATDIPAPEVSRLLKLKIGLGGALTVPNLTVAGTVRNPRVTGMITWGRGAQIDLIKIDSAQATFDYRNGLLNVPELFAKFNSSEVRANGLITSDKNMSFEFLAKNVPLSRFDAYLNLPSSGIPSTKNGIRLTGYADVSGTISGTMVNPKFFAEKIGLTNIALNDLPIGTGEGQLVYADHTIKASNWFITSDKTLFRLDDLSYNYDSKNLTTSAIIDNVAFDTLRSLALTFDLNLSPSAWNRFNAIGGVVSANISVNGPMSAPAMVVKVHTDDLSLRGQTIGQITFDVERQSELYNIKAINWTYGQGAVSGSGVINPNGEITAGIDIHAFNLEWLKLWDRKWSDMKGIVDVTADLSGFSSTPDLRLTVNANDISYTHYQIDAANFSLITVSEGKIATEDATLKRKGYVARISGELPFHWDSLEIPVSEPLSVKLAIKDQPLTALELLSNRVDTKRTEGLINANVDISGTLDEPRAEGAFTASGSSLALTNLNGTFNNILARIAFNHNEVRLETLRLDSSKGGSILGSGNISLVDYPNGNINLGIQLNGLSFDERKLVEQYQEPIRAKLNGGLQVVGPLNNPLVQGTLLVTNASIRLPSEFQPSSAGLALPINPRFDVNIEIGKGVELKNSVLQAKIIGDATLGGSALLPKVSSNLVIQSGDVTLPLAELKLKQDSRVSASYNAAGVGAEPQTRIDLDVQASTSAAIRSSDGTYKYYKIDLSINGPLKNEGWSNMQVSSDPAGVSIEQVRSLLIGEQAISSLVSSSSDSGAGFRDLFMDVAAGRGGRLIFKPIQDKIAFLFGLEEFYITPNRLDSLSIAVTKQLFGGVYANYNRSISATDETWQFRLFYRLPFQKGLWSRLQLGWSIDYLQINRFTLETGIRF